caattgACAGGTTGTTTCCAGAATCCCTCTTTTCACATGACATCAAGACTATTTAAGAAGATTACTCTGTGTAATCCTTTTACCCACTACAGGAAATATTGCACGTTGCCTATTTCCACAACATTTATCGAAGAAGTCCTCAACTATTCAGGAAAATTGAAGCAGCGTGGAGCTACAGTCACAAGTTCTAGAGGGTATGGCAAAATGTGGCCTTGAAAATGACATGGCATTATTACTTGGGTGTGAAATAACAGCATCCTTCAGGTATAATGCAAGGCAGTTGTTTCAGTATTTAGAAGGGAACAGCTTGGTTTAGAAACCACAGATCATTTAATAGCCATGTAACAGAACAATCTCAggatttatttcattaaaaatcatgAATGTTTCCCTGTAGCAAGAAAATGTGGTAATACTGCAGTAATGGAATAAGAGATACAGAGCGCTCAGCGTCTGCCCCTTGTGAGTCTTTCCACAGACATAAGAGATGCTGGGATCTGGCTGCAAATTCAGGCCTAACGTTCGCAGAGCTCAAATTTCTGCAGCGCAGGTGCCAAGAGCCAGGCCACAGGGCAAGGGGCCAAGCCTGGGCAGACAGCTTCGAGGAATTGCCTCACGACGTCAAGGACTGTGTGGGCAGTTTTGAAGCTGACCCTTAAgggacagggcagggatggggcgATGCCCCAAACAGTGCTTCCATGTGCGGGGATGTCCCgtgggggaagggggtggggagggagtgtcctggccctgcctgtcccccagAAAACCTGCCCTCTGGAGCTCTGGCCATGGATAAGGGGTGAAGGCAGCAGGCGATGCCCTAGTGAGGCAGGATGTGTTGCCCTGTGCCggggtgggaggaaggctgCGGGGAGGATGCCTGGCGCTGCgcagtgctgggggggcacTGCCCCCGCACGGGTGGGCACCGCACAAGGCAAGAGGAGGCTGGTGCTGTGTAGCGCTGGTGGCTGGAGGTGTGCGTGGGGGAGTGTCGCATACAGTGCGGACAGCACGGtgcgggagcgggggggggggggggggggggggggggggcaccgtGCAGCACCCAGCGGGGGTGTCCAGCGCTGCACCGAGCCGTGGGAGGGGCCGCTGCGGAGGCTAGAGCTGCGCTGCAGGGTTTTGCGTGCAGCGGCGGTGCTCAGCGCTGCACAgggccaggggagggggagcgcTGGGTCGGAGGTGACGGTGCTGCGCAGAGCCGGTGCCATCGCGTGGGGACGCCGGTGCCCGGTGCTGCACAGTGCGGGGGCAGGCGGCTGGGACGGCGGCGCCGAGCGCCGGGGCAGACCGCGCGGGCGGAGGACGCCCGGAGCCGCAGGGCACCGAgcggcggggcggagcggagcCGCCCGGCActgcccggggcaggggacCCCGCGCGGGGCGGGGACGGTTCCCGGCACCGCCCGGCTCACCTGCAAGCCGGCGGCCTCGGCGCTGTGccgctcctccagctcctgcagctgcctctccaGGGACGGGTGGGCGCCGCGCCGGCTCTCCATCTCCGCCAGGCGGGCCTGGAGCTGGCGGCGGCACTCGCCGGCCTCCCGGCGGCTGGCGCGGACGGCCTCCTGGCTGCGAGCCGCCCGCTCGTGGAGGCGGGCGCAGCGGGCGCGGTACCAGTCCTCGGCCGCCTGCAGGTTGCGGGCCGCCAGCGCCTCGTACTGGGCGCGCAGCTcccgcagcgcccgccgccaggtcgggccgccccgccggggccggggccgggggcgcggcggcgcggagcgCGGCGCCCAGCTGCGCCAGCTGCTCGGCGTGGGCGCTGCGCAGCGCCGCCAGCTCCtcccgcagcgccgccgcccgccgctccAGGTCGGCGCGGGCGCGGGCGGCCCCCTCGGCCGCCTGCTGCCGGGAGCGCAGCGCCTGCTCCGCCTcggcgcggcccccgcgccTCCTCCTCGCAGCGCGCCCGCAGCCGCTGCGTCTCCTCGGCCAGGCGCGCCCGCTCCAGCGCTGCCTGCGCCCGCTCGCCGTGCGCCTCCTCCAGGCGCGCGCGCAGGGCGCGCAGCTCCCCGCCCAGCAACTGGCCCCAGCCGGCGCGGCTCGGCCGACCGCTGCCGCAGCGCCGCCAGCTCCGCCGCCAGCGCCCGGTTCCGCTCCTCCAGCGCCCGCACCCGCTCGATGTAGCCGGCGAAGCGCTCGTTGaggccctgcagctgctccttctCGCTGGCCCTCGCCCGCCGCGGCTCGGCGCTGcgctcccgctcccgccccggccccggctccgcGCCCGGGCGCGCccgccggcccgccgccccctcggAGCGCCGCGGGGCCTCCGCGAAGAGGTGGCGGTAGGAGGCGGCCAGCGCCGCCGGCTCCGCGCTGTAGCTCATGGCGGCGGAGCGGgaccggcggcggcggcgcttATGTACGGCGGGGCGGGGCTCTGCGCGGTgcggagcggggcgcggggcggggcgctCGGGCGGGGCGGTTCGGTGCGGAGCGGTGCGGAGCGGTGCGGAGCGGTGCGGAGCGCGGGCCCCCGGGCCGGCgcggcaggcggcggcgggagctGTCCGTGCGCCGCGGTGCTGAAGGGctgcggcggcgggcggggcgcggggcgggacAGGGGGATGCGTCTGCATGTGGGGACGGACGGACACGCACACGGACGCACACGGGCAGGTGGACAAGGTCACACGCACACCGAGACAGACGGGCGCACAGGCAAGGACATGCACAGtgagacacacacatacagatgCTCAGAGCCAGACGGACAAAGGGACGAGCAGCCGTGCAGAGAGGTGCAGATGCTCACGCAGACAGATGCACAGGCgaggaaaggcaggcaggcagaaggaAGCAGGCAGAAATGGGCAGGTGGAGAGACAGAGTCAggcagacacacagagacaaaaaggcaggcaggcacacagttgcacagacatgcacacacaaatcgCTCCTCCTGGGGGTATCCCCAGCCGTCCCCACCGATGCTAAAATGAACCCATCCCTGGACAGTTGGAGTGCAGGGACGTGCCTGGAGGAGGGGGTGCCCAGGGCAAAGTCTCATTGCCAGTCCAGGTATGCCACAGGGGACACATGGGGGAGGATTTTGGATTTTGCCTCCAGGTTGTTTGCCAGGAACTGAACGAGCCTCTTCAGTTTATCTCCTGTCCACACAAGCATGCTGGGCCTTCCCACTGGCACGGGTTTGCTGAGAGAACCCAGGACTGCAGAGCTGATGGGAACAAGGGGACACCTATACCCCCCTTCCAAGACAAGTGCCCTGTCCAGGAACATGGCACCCTGCGCACGACCTGCCAAGAGACCAGTGATAAGTGTCTGAcctctgggagcagcagcacaaaatgtAGCTGTGACatggaaaaacagtttaaaaaactgTGATCCAGATGTGAGGAATGTGATTAAATGTGCAGCCAGATCCTGTCTCCTGCTATACATCTCTTGCCACTGACCTCTCCACTGATGCCCAGTTCCTTTACTCTTTTACTTGTCCTTGTTTCTCCTCACAGATGACTAGGGGACAGCATGATGGGGTGCAGGAGATGAGCAGGGAGGACGAGCAAGCCAAGGCTGGCACTGGAGCAAGGTGTGGCTCCTAAAAAAGCTGTGGCTTTTCAAAGGGACCAGCCAAATGGGGACAGGTGGCGCTGGGGTTCACATCTCCTTGGGATCAGAAGTTAATCATAACAGTGGCTACAGAGGAGGCCCTGCAAGCATGGAAGTAACCCTGGCTGGAGTGCACAGGACCCCATATCCCTGCAGCCGTGCTTGGATGGGAATGGCATTTCCATGGGGAAAACATCCCTTTCACTTGGGAGTAAGGTGAGCCCAGCCCTAGCAGAGCACTGCCCCACACTGCAGGAGCAGTCTGGTCCTACGCATGCAGTCAGGAATTGGAGACAGGATCAACACACACATGTGTATGCCCCACCTTAGTCCCATATTATCTGTCCCACCAGGCATAGGAGGAGTGAGGAGTGTTGGTCATTGCGGACAGAGGGAAGAGATGAGCTATGTGCACACTTGGGTGAGAGACCTGGCTTGTGCCTGGTTTTTCCAGGACTCCAGCCTGCTTGCAGGTAGTTTTCCTGGAAAAACTCAGTTTTCCTGAAGCTCATTTTAGGTCAGGGATGGTGAGGTTACAACACTTAGATCACTCAAGTAGCTTGTGTTTCAAtggcagagcaggctggggctCCCAGACACCCTGGCCCTGGGGCGCGATGCCTGGCCCGGGCTGCCTGGCTCACACTGCTGATGCAGAAATCCCCTCCttggtctgggttttttttcaggtctttcACATTACTCCTCACACACAAGCATGTTTTACCACTTCCGCGATATCTGTTGCTTTGCATTACAGGATCCTAAGTCAGGTTTCTGCTACTGGAAATAACTGATCAGATAACTGAGAAGTTTCCAGCTCTCCTTAGTTATGTGTGTGGCATTGTTTTGATGACTTTGCTCTGATGCTTCTTACTGATGATAGAGGCTTCTCTGGTTCTCTTTTGTCTTGGAAATGTGGAATGCAGCTTACCCTGGCCTCCTCACTTGTGCTGTGTGAGCATTGCTGTACATATGTAGTCAAACAGGGGCACTAGGAGTGTCACAACCTCCTCcagcagaagaaatgcaaaggcGTCTGCAGGGACTGCTGAGGTCCATGAGTAAAGAGCCTGGGATTGAATTCCATTGCCTCCCAATACGTTGAGGTGTTCTGGAGTCTTTCTACACAGACAGGAGGAGACTGCGTGAACAGGTGGGACCTGAGCCAGCTGGTGTGACTGCTGGGACCTTGTAGCTGAAAGAGCACAAGGAGTTGGAGTCAATAAATGATGGTaagtgctgctgttctgcagagcaAGGATGTGGCTCCAGCTTGCTGGAAGGCTGCTTCTTTCAGAGGAGCAAAGGGTGGCCAAGATCTTGGGATCCACCTCAGCATGAATTGCCAGTTCTGGGGGTGCTCCCATgttccaggcagctgcagcaggacccCCACCTCAGGTAGCTGGCACCCAAATGCAATTCCCTTGCAAACCCCTTGAGCTCCTGACCCAACTCTTGGGGCCTGCCTTGGCCAACAAACCTGAGAGCTGTACAGCCCTCCCAGTGAAAGGGaaagctgcagtgcagctgcactCTGGAGAAGAGAGCCatgtcccagaagactggagtGAAGTCCTTGAAAGACCCAGACCCAAATTCCCCAGTTTCcccaaattaaattaaattaaattaaattaaattaaattaaattaaattaaattaaattaaattaaattaaattaaattctattctgttctgttctgttctattctattctattctattctattctattctattctattctattccattccattccattccattctattctattccattctattccattccattccattccattctattctattctattccattctattccattccattccattccattccattccaccccaccccaccccatcccatcccatcccatcccatcccatcccaccccatcccatcccattaCATTACATTCTAAGGCCAGAGGCTGGAGACAAGCTGTCAGACCTGAAATGAGATGGCAAGCTGGaagtgggcacaaactgaaaccaGGGCTGTGTCTGGGCTGTCAGCCTCAGGAAACCTCGATGCCTGAGTAACACATGGATCTCTGttgggacacacacacacagcgtCAGGAGAAACTTTATAAGGCtagaaaacagagagaaaaagcaaaaaggaatgGTCCCATAGCCAAGATTTGTACACTACTGAACCCCAGTGGGTTGTATCAGGGATTAAATTGCGCAGGACCATTCCATACCTCACAGTTGCTTCAAAAATCAAGCCTTTGTGTCTGAGACAGCAGGACTACTCCTTAAAACTCCATGATCCTTTCTGtacagcagctgcctgctgacaAGACTCATTAAACGATTTATCTCCCGAGCTGCAATCTGCCCAGGCTTGTGATTCAGAGGAAAAAGCCGTCCTCTGAGCCACGCACACACAGCAATGGGATACACACCTTCTGGCCCATTTCCAGCACACCCCATTAGACTAATGTTCTGGGTAGGTGTTTCACCACCCGGCTTCACCACAGAAGCTGCATAAGAGGGAAATACCTGCCGGCAGTGGGAAAAAGACAGATCCAAGTGTCTCCCGTGGGGCTGCTGCCAGATCTGCAGCACAGGTGGGTCTGACCCCCTGCAGGAGGGAGAGCTGTGGGGGTAAAGGCAGCAAAATGAGGGAGAAAACATATGTGATAAACACATATAAAGAAGGATATATTTGCTGAgttgcacacacacaaaaccactaacaaaaatagcaaaatgGCTGTACTGGATTCCTCTAACTCAGGGGTTTGTTTCTGACTGTGACAGATTTGTGCTTCCCTGGTATAACTTCTGTGGTTCAGGCTGTCTGTGGCTCTGGCCCACCTGCTCAGCAGTCACATCGCTCTGTTAGCTGGCCCTTATCTAATCAGTGCAAGTTCACGTCCTGGATGCCACTGTGCTCTGCAATCCACAGTCTGATAATGTACTGTATGAGAAAACATCATATTTGTTTGCAGGTCAGAGCCGCTGCCAAGCTAATTTCATTCCATGCCCCTGGCTTGTGGGACACTCCATGCCCCTGGCTTGTGGAACACAGTGGAAATGCTGGACATGgatccccccccccacctccccatgcAGAATTTTGCAGGTCTCTGCCTCACCCCTCTCAATCTCTTTCCTAGGCTGAAGGATTTTTGTCTATTGAGTTTTCCTTcaaggaaaagctgtttcataCTTCTAGTCATCCTTGTTGGTTTCAGTGCATCTTCTGGGGTTGTGTTGGAAAGGTGCACAGGCACGCAGACAGTCAGGACCCTGACATGAAGGTACATGGAAACGAGCTCCCAGATACAAGTGGATGCATCTCCAAGTGAAACTCCTTGCTTGGATGCCCGGCGTAGGTGCTGTGATATTGGGACGTGCAGGCTGAGCTCGGCGCTGAAAATGGGCTTTGCTTTGGCCAGAACTAATGGTGTGTATTAAAGACTGATGCTGCTGGGTGCTTCCCCTTGGCAAGGTGATGGAGCAAGGCCACATGGGCCACATGTGCCCGGGCTGGCAAAGCCCTGTCTGATGGCATGTCCCTGTGCCGTGGAGGGTAGTTCCAGTGCCTCAttgcccagagcagagcagagggcaaTAGGGAAAGCCGAGGGAAGCATCCTTGGGGAGACAAAGGAAGGACTGTGGCAGAGGGGCCAGAAAGGCCGCTGCCCGAGGAGGGGAGGCATTCCCAGCCTCTGGCCACTGCCGAGGCACGGGAAGGGAGGCCGGCCCCGGGTGCTGGCGGTTTGGCAGCCACCCGGCCCAGGGATGAGCTGGGGCAGGCGGACGGCTGCGGCCActctggctgctggtggcaccACCCCGAGGTGGCCAGGACCCCACGGGGGCTGCGGCCGTTTCCAGCCCTCCAGGATCAGGAGAAATGGGCAGAAAAAGGGAGGTTCATTTTGCCGGGAAGGGTTGGTTTTGCCTGGCACTTTTTGGGGCGGTGCTGGCCCAGCGTGGTGCAGTTGGGAACAGCAGTGTTTTGGCTTTGCACAAGCATCCCCTGAAGCTTTCCAGCCCGGGCCGCCATGCCCGCAGACGTGAGGGCCGCAGGCTCCTGCTCACTGGTGGCCGCAGACCTTTGCTCgggacaggcaggcaggacccccctcctcctgccgcTGCGGCTGGTGTCCCCCAAGGCCCCAGCCATCACCCCTGTGCCACCCACTCCTCGGACCTCCTCGCCACCCTTCTCCCAGCGAATGGAGTGCACCCTGAACCCCCGAACCCCAGCCCGCGCCGCAGACGTGCTTCccccaaaatgaaacaattcaTGCATTGTTGTAGC
The Falco naumanni isolate bFalNau1 chromosome 9, bFalNau1.pat, whole genome shotgun sequence DNA segment above includes these coding regions:
- the INA gene encoding LOW QUALITY PROTEIN: alpha-internexin (The sequence of the model RefSeq protein was modified relative to this genomic sequence to represent the inferred CDS: deleted 3 bases in 3 codons), translated to MSYSAEPAALAASYRHLFAEAPRRSEGAAGRRARPGAEPGPGRERERSAEPRRARASEKEQLQGLNERFAGYIERVRALEERNRALAAELAALRQRSAEPRRLGQLLGGELRALRARLEEAHGERAQAALERARLAEETQRLRARCEEEARGRAEAEQALRSRQQAAEGAARARADLERRAAALREELAALRSAHAEQLAQLGAALRAAAPPAPAPAGRPDLAAALRELRAQYEALAARNLQAAEDWYRARCARLHERAARSQEAVRASRREAGECRRQLQARLAEMESRRGAHPSLERQLQELEERHSAEAAGLQDTIGQLEDDLRNTKNEMARHLREYQDLLNVKMALDIEIAAYRKLLEGEETLFSMGSVGLSAPNPLPNPTYSFQPKSFSSSTLSFKEEEQGEVIKVTSKITSRRADMIEGTITSVKKRGRLNLHEGIVTNAKM